Part of the Malaclemys terrapin pileata isolate rMalTer1 chromosome 17, rMalTer1.hap1, whole genome shotgun sequence genome, TCCAAGTGCATCCTACCCAAAACACTCCCAAGAGCAGTAACACTGCAAAATGGGTCTGTGCTATCTGCCAATTATATTACAGGGGAGCTAGTTCTGTGTCCCTAATGCCACACCCCTCTTCTTTAGGTTGAACCCCCAGCTAATCTTCCCTCTTCTGTGCACCCCATATTcatcctgctgtgctcctctcaattgcacccacacacacaccagatgaCCCCCCTCAAACACATTctcagccccactgcagtccccaTGCTGCAGTGCACCCTCATGGTAGTGCCCGTGCCTCATATGCTCCAGTGCACCCCCACTGcagtccccaaatcctggtgcaCTCCTCATAGCAGTGCCCATACCCCAGTGGACCCTAATGCTAgtgcccctagggtgaccagacagcaaacgtgaaaaatcgggacaggggtgggaggtaatagaagcctatataagaaaagacccaaaaatcgggactgtccctataaaatcgggatatctggtcaccccaaGTAGCCCATATGCTCCAGTGCACCCCCACTTCAGTCCCCAAAGCATGGTGCACTCCTCATAGCAGTCCCCATCTCCTCCAGTGCACCATTAGCCGTTCCCAAACCCCGGTGCACCCCAACAGTGATCCCCACAACCCCCGCGCACCTCCACAGCAGTTCCCAACCCCCCGTGCACCCCAACAGTGATCCCCCAGCCGTGCCCGACCCCCCACGCCTCCAGTCCCATTCCCCAGCGCGCTCTGCACCCCGTGTCCCCGGCCCGGGGGGGCCGAGCGGCGCGTGTTTCCCGCCGGCGGCCGTTCGGAGCGGTTTCCGGGCGGCGCTGGGAGGCGAGGGGCGGAGGTGGAGACGCTGCAGGCGCACGTGGGCCGGGGTCCCGGCGCTGCAGCGCGAGCGGGCAGTGAGTGGCCGGGGTCTGCAGGGCGCGGGGCTGCCACTCCCGGGTGGGACTCGCTGGGGGTGCGGTGCCAGGCTGAGGCTGGCACTCCCTAGGGGGGACAGGTCTCTGTGGATGGGGTTGGCGTGGTACTCAGGGGCTGGCGAGTCCtggctgtggggtgagggagaggtGTCATAGAGGGCTTATCTGTATGGAAACCACAGGGAAGTGATCACCCCTAAACCATATTTCAAATCCAGAGTGTGTGGTGATCAAGGTTTTGCTCTCTAGGTGAATGCAAAGCAAACTGTCACTTGCTATGTATTTCTGTAAACGCCTTATTATACACCGACTTCCCTGCAGACTAAGTGCAAAGCCTATGTTGTGTctcttctgtggataaacagagactGTCTGCATCCAGGCTTATTTCACCAATACCTTTTATAAGCATTAGCTGGTGtggcaaacaaattaaaaatatatatattcctatAACATATGATTTATGCATCTTATTGACAGAAATGGTTGCTGCTTTCGAAGTGTGATTGATTTCTGATGACAGAATGGCTAAAAtaaagaccaaagagtcaaaagcTTCAACAAGCATCCCCACCGCTAAACCTGAGAATCTAAAAAAACAGCACAGGAACAACAAGAAAAAAGTATTGTGGAAAAACAAAGTCAAGCAGattggaaagaaaaaacaaaaggacACCAAAGTTGTGGGAGTGCTGCCCCCAAAAGCTCCTCAGGAGTTCTCCTCTAACTGGAAGACCCTGCAAGAGGTCAGTGACATCCAGGAGTTTAGTACCATGCCCCAGTGGGGTAACCCATAAACAGTTAGTTCTAGTGAAAATCTGCAAAGGGGATTGAGTGTTGGATCCCCACAGGTGTTAGTTCAGTGCATTGTCTTTCTTTTGAATTGTAGACTTAGGTACTGTATATAAAGACATGACATGTTGAGGAGTGTTTTGGCTAAGAGGTCACAGCATGTTTTATGCAAATAAAGTTTGCTGTGAACTCTTGAAACAAAAAATGCTTTGCTGGTTCAGTAGTCAAATTACGGAATTATCCAGAAGTGGAAGTATCTGAAATACCTTGGTCCATGGGGATCTAGTAAGTTTCACAGCCTCTTTCCTTCTGGTCTGATTTGAGAATTATAATAGTACGGTTATCAGTATTAACCTATTGTAGGCATGATTGAGGAAGAGGAGTGTGAAAGGAGACTTAAAGATTCAATTCGAAATTGACTGAAAACTGCAGTTTTCATTGTACAAGAAAAACTTGTCCAGTTCTTAATAATAGATAGGTGTGCATATCACTCAAATTGTTGGCATTTATTGGCCCCTTTCTCAGTAATGTCAGAAGAGAGATCAGTGACTTAATGGACCATGGAGAATGAACTATTCTTTCACCCCTTGAAATGGTGGGGCTCAGTATGGGGGAATCTTGCATGACTATTGCCTACATTTGTACCTTATTGTAAGTACATGTAGAACTTCCAACTCCAGGGTTGGACATGCATGGAAACTGAGTAGTAAATTCACAAGAGAGAATGTAAATGCGGTGTTggtgggttggggtggggtggagtgggaaacTTCAAAGTTTAATGCTACAGTAAATTCTATGGGGTTTCTTTGGGTCATATTAGCTGCTGAAACAAAAGGCCACCAGCTTGGATAAGTCCCTTCCTGTATCCCAAACATATTCCAAGAAGCACACGATCAAAAAGGGAAACATCAAAGGAATTCCAGCTATAAATGGAGGTGGGAATATGGGAAAATTCAAATCCGTAAACAAGATGGACAGTGATCCTGCCAAAGTTTGTGTTCCTTTGGCTATCCCGAAATCAGAGAGAACTTCATCTGACAAGAATTCGAGTGATGGCAAGGGAAACAAAAAGGagcacaagaaaagaaaaaatggcaATGTTGAGAAGGAACAAGGTGACATAAAACATAAGAGGAGGAAAGCTGAAGAGCACACGGAGCAGCCGCTAGCAGAGTGAGTATTTCAGGCCCCATGTTTACATATGTAGGTGGCTGTAACTATTCTAATTGCAGTTGATTAATTTCAGACAGAGGGTGATGCAACGCTGTGTTTTTCCTCAAAGGAGGAAGACCCTCTTTGTTCCTTATACCACCTCCCCTTAAAATGTCACGTCTTCCCTACTGTACAGGCTGTAAGTTATTGCAGCTATCTTCATGGACACTACATGGTTCCCCTTAGAGCAGAGggtcccaaactgtggggcgcacaCCCCACATTGGGGGGGCATGACTGCAGCCCTGGCTAGCCCccatggggacagggagggaacgaaacccagctctgctcctgccctgccctcagctgtGGCCCCATCCTCAGCCCCGTTACCCCTGTCCGCATCAGGGGCACAGACATGGGGCGGGGGCAAGGTACACTGCCTTCAAGGGTGTTAGGACCATTGCTTAATGACCAGAGGAGGCAGCTATTTGGCAATGCAAGATATTTTGCGCTTTGCCTCAATAGCACTTCCTACTTTATCCACCCAGGGAATAAGAGACATGGGTTGAAAATGAAACCTGCATCTCATCTATTACAGTATAGAtgtttctcttcccttcccacctGAACGGACAGATTTCTGTACCATAGCCCTGTTTTGGAGGTGCCTGTTCATACAAACATCCCAAGCCATCATAAACTAAAAGGTTTAGGGAAAAGAAATCCACAAATCTTGGCCCTGGACAtgaatgaaaaaagaaaacctgCAGTCTTGAAAGAGCTCCACTGAAATGCTGAAGGAGAGGAAAAGACTGGTGGAAGAGCACCTGGTGACCAGCAGATTTAGACCTGGGAATTAAGAAATCACTGGTACCTGAAGGGGCAGAATGGACAGGGGAATAGATTGGTTGTGTGGCTGGACAGAAGTTCAGACACAGATACTTCTAATCTTATATCGTGTACCCTAAGGAACACAGTATAAGATTACAGTAAAAATAATTCCACACTTTCCAGGCTAGCCATATGGGACAGACTAACCCAAGTCCTCTGATATTTGAGTAAAACTACGTGGTCTACAGCATCTGACTGTTGGACTAGTTGGCACTGATTTATACTAATTAGTTGACTCCTTGCTTTTATAAACAGGCTTAGCCAAACTGTCAAAGATAAACCGGCCTTTTAgacagtacattttaaaaaccatgttACAATGTAATTTTATCTTTGCCTGGCAGGGCCGACATCTGGTTTGATGGTGTAGATCCAGAGGATATTGAAGCAGCAATCGGACCTGAAGCAGCAAAAGTTGCTAGAAGAAATATGGGAATTGAAGAAGGCAAATCACCGCTATCTATGGAACAGGTGCTGGTTAAAGAAAAGGCTTTTGCAGGGTAGGTTGTATTTCTAACGTAAAGTGTATATACGGTATAGAGAGGTGTCAggcattttctctttcttccagTTGTGGCTTCCAAACACAAACAGAGTGTAAACtgatgtcttcctgagtctgcaaacaGACTGAAACTACTCTGAGATGCTAAGTGCCCCATTGTTTTAACTGGTGGCTAACTTGTACATCTAGAAGTATATGATCATAGCAAAGGCTTTCTAACTCTGGTATCCTCTTTTAGGCTGACAAAAGCTGTAGCCATGGACTGTGAGATGGTGGGAGTGGGGCCCCAGGGTGAAGACAGCATCCTGGCTCGTGTATCCATGGTGAACCAATTTGGAAAGTGTATTTATGACAAATATGTCAAGCCTACAGAAAAAGTGACGGATTACAGGACAGCTGTTAGCGGCATACGGCCCAAGGACATAAAGAAAGGTGAGTGATCTTTCCTAGCACATTCCTTAAGAGAGAGGATCCAGTTGAGCACCACAGAAACATCCCTGACTGAGTTACTGCTAAGCTATTTTGGGGCCTGTTTAATTCTATTTTTGTgtaggaaataaaacaaacaatcacAATCTCAGCACAACCTAAAATATCTAAATGAAAGGGAACTCTACAATAGATCATGAATCAAAATACATTTGACGCTTTCTTGCAGAGTGATCATTATTGCCCCTAGTAGAGTGTAACTTCTGTAATCATTGCCTACAAAAATGCAAGGGTGATCTTAGGCCAATAAGCAGAAGTCTGTTTCTCGATTGACTGCTATTTTTGTTCGCGTGTGTGCTTGTTCTGCCATCTTCGAGTCTGTAGTTATGAGCAAGCTGGGGATTACTGTGTACAAGAATTCTGCATTCTCCAATACCTTGGGTCCCAAGGAAGTGCCTGCCACATAAAATACTCCACTTCCTAATGCTGTCTCAAACTtgagttttgttttgtctctTACTGAGAATGTGTTGCATTTTTAGGAGCGGAGTTTAAAAGTGTTCAGAAGGAGGTGGCTGACATCTTGAGAGGAAGGATTTTAGTTGGGCATGCTGTCCACAATGACTTAAAGGTACGTGGTTAGATATTTATTGCTTTGAAGCCCCCATCTTCAGTGACTGACTTGTCACCCCAGAATGTTAGCTGAAGCATCAGGTAAAACACCTCCCCTCTCTGGAACCATAGGTTCAGATTGCAGCTGGTCCATTCAGTCTTCTGTCATTCCAGAGTAGGTTAAAGTACAGCATCATTCAGCTATCCAATGACTGagtctttcagatgagaccttAGGATCTTCTGTTTTTATCTGCTCTTTATGGACATTAAGGCTCTCATGGCACATTTTATATAGTTTTAACATTTCCTTCTAGTCTAGGAATCAGCAGGTTGCTCAAGTTATTTGCATATTCagggaaggccaaagcacagtcTGTGAAGTTCTACAGTGAGGCCAGTGGCATCATTAATACAGAGACACTCGGCTACTTGCATCAGACTGGAGTATGCCGTGCTGGGGCATACAAGCTCCACAGGCAGCACCTCCCGAAGATGGCACCATCCGAGCCAGGTTACGCAAATTGGTTGGGGCTCTTACTGTAGCAATCGCACTTGTTCACGTTGTGAACGCCTTTGAATTGATGGGAGTGGTGCACGCCGCTATATGAAGTATCCTGCTACTGCATTCTttacaatggaaatatttttctttcagatCCTGTTTCTTGATCATCCTAAAAAGAAAATTCGGGACACACAAAGATACAAACCTTTCAGAAAGGAAGTCAAAGTAAGAAATGTGCAGAAAATAGTATCTTGATTCACTAACATTTAGTGCTAGTGCAAGGCAACAAGATCTAGAGGAATGATTCCCCCCTGCACATTTAGTCTCcagtcctggttctgccactgactctttGTAcgagcttgggcaagtcccttcacctctctGCTTTAACTGTCTTTATGTAAAATGAGGGTATGTGACGCATTGTCATTTATGAAAGTTAGCTAGTTTAATGTATTTAGACATAGgtttggaaggatttgattttttcaGTAAATAGCGGTAAACTTCGATTTCACTgtacaaactgaaaaaatatttccatcaataactgaaatttacagataagcaaaggaagaaaaatgctatttaagaactttagagtttgatttaaggatacaGCGGAGTCGCATCAGAGGCGCATTTAACTTACGCAATTTTAAATATATGCGctcggcaaaacaaaacaaaaaagagaaaaataacaatttaatactgtacctgttgtgcgggcgattccgcccgccattccactcaatgagcatttgactatacgcgatttttgcCTTACGTGCTgtctttagaacctaacccccgcataagatgcgactcccctgtatttactttgtatattttgacatgtgatagtgacaatttgtgttttaatggttataaagctttcacttttttgaatctcaacatgtacggccattaaataattgtctgatcccccataatttcctgcaactgtgaaaatttaaatgtatacaaattttaaaaaagcttaaaatgaacattgatttttattactaaaaattatttttaaaaattgaattctgccaaacctattATACAGTGTTTGGAATGTGTAAAGTCCTAAGTAACTTACTGCCAATCAAGATTACCAGTAATACCCATGCACAGCAAATTCATTGGCTTTCCCATTTCCTGGAACTCAAAAAAGGAACGTGGGTCTTTCTATCATCTTTCTGGGAAGTCAAATAAGATAATATGGATCTATATATAGAAAATACTGGGTTCTTCTATTTTGTGATATTGTTAGCTCACCTTCCTGACTGGAAACATCTGTCACGCAAGATCCAAAGGTTTACCTTAGAAGTGACaggtaatattttaaatttcaaaacaagacaCCCgatttttcctttctccctctcactAAAAGCTTAAAAAAGCCATGGTTGATGAGGCTATAGTCATATGTGCTGCTGTAAGTGATATCACTGTCTATGTCATTCTTATAATGCTGAAGGGATTTACAAGAGTGGAGGTTTGAATAGATCTCTCAGTAACCTGACAAATGACATCTGTCTCACCAATTCATCTGTAGAAACTTACACACACTATGGTTTAATGGGTATTCTTAAACTAAAACCTTACTGTAGGATTTAGCTTGAATAATTGTGTCCTTCGTGCAACGGAGGAGATGCTATTTAATTTCATTGTTGGCGTAACAACTCTGTGATTCTCTTGTTTTTGCCTCTAGAGTGGACGTCCATCTCTAAAACTGCTTTGTGAGAAACTGCTGAATGTGAAAGTGCAGACATCAGAGCACTGTTCAGTACGTAAACCCATGGGGAAAAGTATTTATGGGTGGATCAACAGTGCATTGGGCTTTAGGCTCTGGGACCCTAGAAGTATAACCTCATTGCCGTCTCTGTACTCCTGAGATTTGGTAATCTTTACTCAGCATATCAATGTGCAATACCAGTCTGAGGAAAGCTTGTACCATCCTTACCTGCTTCATATCAATAGCGTTAATCACCTATTTTCATGAACACTAACCATATGGAAATTTCCCAGCCGCTAAATTAAGTGTTCTCTTACATGAATTATTTCAGCATCAAGAGAAACATCAAGTGAAATTAAAAAGGTTTACTTTTCTTTGGGAAATGAAATGGATGCGAGGATGTGACTACCATTAACAATGATCCTACAGCAACTTACTGCTTTCTTTCTTTAACCTGCGGCTTGTTTCATTGTCTTCCAGATTCAGGATGCGCAGGCAGCTATGAGACTATACACACTAGTGAAAAAGCAGTGGGAAGCAGCTATCAAAGCCAAACCTAAACCGTAGAAAAATAAATTCTCAAACGTCAACTATTCTATCCTGTCATTTTCTGCTGTGCAGCATTTACTAGATTCAAATGGTGACTAGATTCCTATGACGTTGTATGATGGCTTTTTTCTCTTGCCAGTGGTATTATCCTTGAATCAGTCATGCATAATAAACTAATAGCTGTGAACAGTCCATTACAAGGAATCTGTTCACGAACTGCTGAGGTAGAGCTAATCCTGAAAAGAAACTGTTATGCTCCAAATAAATAATCCATGGACTAAAAGCTCAATAAATACATAAAGCTCACTTAACTCCAAGCCTGTAGACCTTAGTGTGATTTTTATTAATCTTTTAGGAAAGTATAGTATACATTAAATGTAGTTCAAAAATCCACAAAGTAAGACAGGTTCCGAAAATAACACTGCTGTCAGACTCTTAATATTGTCAGTAGTCAAAGTGGTTCTTTGTAAAGAATACAATGGAATATGTTCAAGCAGATGATGTCTATATAATACAGGTAGTATCTCCTTCTGGGgagaaaaatctttttaaaatacttctgaAGGAATCAATCATTTCTACCTGAATCAGAAGACTTCAAGCCTTGTATATATAGAACAGCTTTTACCTTACTTCTGcagtttcaaaagtgctgaatcCACAAGGGTAATTATCTCCTGGGGAGAAATGTGAAAACTGTTAAATACAAGTTTATCCTGGTTTTTACTTTACAGTGTAAAGAGACAATTATTAACTATGGTACAAAAATCTATTCTGTATTTAATATATGTCCTTTTATAGGAGTTCAGACAGTATATCTCATTTGCATTTTGGGGTCTCAATaacttatttcaatatttttagcAAACGTGTGGCCTAATTCGGACACTTTACTCTCACCCGTAATTCCTTTGTACTACAGGATTGTCTCCTAAAACTATAAAATTTACATAATctgtctaaaaataaaaaaaaatgctaaaaggTCATCAGGAATCTGCTCTAAATATTTAGCAATAGTTGTCATGGTACATAAGTACACTGAGCAATATCTAGCTTGTAAAAAGTCTTGATtagaggaagagaaaaatgggAGAGGGAAGGACCTCTCTTAGGTTTTGTAATAAAAGAATTGTTATTTTTTCAGTGGTATTTCACGTGtaatgtgttgttgtttttaatgggaATGATAGCTAGAAAAACATTGTGGAAAGTAGTGACTTTGTACTATGAGGCAAACATTCTGGAGGAAGAGAACTATGAGCAAATTAAATTTAAGGGTGGAGGCTCTGACTATCggttttggttgtttgtttttttaaataactgctaCATGCTTGATGGCAAACTACTCTATGTTAATAACTTGGTGGTTTAAGAGTGTAAGTCGCTCTAGTGTTGGAAAAACAAAGGTGGGAATTATTTTGCTGTTTAATGAATTAAACGTAAAGTAATTCCCCAGGACAGTAAGCCCACGCAATTAAGTGGCTTGGGCTTTTTAGGGTTATTTAATAGATCAATAAATCCCTCTCTGCTTTGAAATATAGTTGTCTTGTTCCTATATACTTTAAGCTGTATTTCTGGTacgaaaaatgtaataaaaaatatatgcAGGCTAATGCTGGATGAAGCGGGAGTAGTGTCAAACTTAGATTTAATTGATTTAAGAGTATCTTCAGCATGAAGTTTGATAAACTATGCTCCACCTGCTTATTTTTTTAGTACACTTAGAAATATTCTGAGTCCCCATGCCTCCAGAGTACCCTGCACACTGAATCCACACTAAGCCCCTACCCCCACAAATTCCTGCACTATATCTTCCTCTGGGTAAGATGGATGCATGGTATCTCCAGACAACTCCAAATGATTGATGTTTGTGCAAGCCATAGCCAAGAAATAAAACCATTTGTACAAACTGAGTGTGCTCTTTGTTACGACACTGACTTCCACCCACCATACTGGATGTAAACTTGACTTTCATTTCAGTCAGCAGCTCCTTCATATTCTGGGAGATCATCTCTAGCACTATGTCATCTGATGAAAAGGAACAGGGGAATCTATCTTAGTTACTGTAATAAACAATGCTTGGAATAATACTTCACCTTCCATAGCTCTCACCTGACAATGGCCAAAGGGACTAGGGGGAGGGAAAGGCCCTTATGTTAGGAAACAAGAATATCATAAAGAAGTTTGAAACAAACATAAGAGGAAAAGTGGGATCAGGTTAGATGGAAATTAAAGTAAATCAAGTAAGGAACAATTGAAAGATTCCTTTGGCATCTATAAGATGCTAATGAGCATCTGTTAGTACAATTGATATGCAAGCACAGGAACCCAGAGGCCTGGAGCTCTGCTTCTGTGTATTAATTACTTGTTCTGCAGTGGAGTGCACAGGCTACAAcaaagattggggccccattgcaTTGGGTGCTGTTTAACCACATCATGAGAATgtctctctgccctgaagagcttactgtCTAGTTTAAAatgtgcagacagaaagcagTACTAGTAGGCACGAGCAGTTTAAATGGAAGGGTCGGATGTTATTAACTTGTGGGATAAAAATGAGCCAGTGCATTATTTCTGAGGCGGGCCACACCTGAAgttttgtttccttcctttcttctgtCTCATAAGACAAGCAAGGCTCTATGCTTATCTAGATGTTCTGATTCAAACTGCAACATATTGCCTTTCCTGCTTTATTATTTACACTTCCATGGTGAACAATCTGGAGAGAAGCAACCCCAGATGTGCAATTACTATAGTCTCGTAATAGCGCCTAACCTGAATCTGAAAACATATTTCAGGTTTCATACCACAGAAGGTGAGCTATAGCTTATTGTACAGTATTGTAATCTGGCTGGGAACTGCAAGCAGTAATTTCCAGTCACTGTGCTCATTGACAGTGTAGAATTATTCTTGGTTGCTGTTATGATTTTATGCATTGTCTGAACAAAAAGGACTGGCCAAAGACAAGAAAGAACAACAAGACCTTACCGTACTGAACCATCTCATTAATCACCATACAGATGTTCTCCACCACTTCTGGATCATCACAGTGAAAGTGGTAGGAGTCTTTGATCAGGCTTATTCCACTGCCCTTTGTATCTGTTACGATAAGTCTGaaagcagataactctgaaaAAGAGGGACAGACACAAGTGCTACTAGGCAGTGGCAGATTTCCAGTTGGAAAAGTATTCTGAAGCACCTTCAGATAATGTGTAGGATTGTGTAAGCAGCTGGCACTTTCTTGCAAGGCAAAACTTCTCTTTATGTCCCAGATACCCTTTGTTCATTTTTCATTAACCGCTCCTTGAGCTGTATCCTTTTTACACACTAGAACAACGTCATCACAAGGAAGTATTTTAAACACAGAGTTTACAACAGggtccccctccctctgctgaTCCACCAGTTCCCTCTGACATTTATGCTTCTGTTCTTGGGCAGGAGGGGCTAATCCAGTTTTCTTGTTTGAATGTTTTTCTCCGACAGGTAGAAGGAGAAGACTGATCCAGGAGGGCAGACGTCCCTCCCAACCCCACTGGGAACCTTCAGTCTTTACAGTGTTGTTTGCCTCTGATGCCCACTTGCCATTGTTAAAAACACCTTTCTGGATTGTTACCAGATATCCTTAGGAGGCTTGCCAATGCCAAGCAGGTATTCTTCACCAGCACTGGTCTTTCTGGATTCATCCTGAGAGCATCCAACAAAAGCAGAGTTGTTGGTTCATACTGGCTTTCAATTAAGCAGCCTGCAAAAATAGCCAGTGAAATACCCATCAGTGCTTTCAGCTTCTGCCTCACGCTTCTACAAGGATTCCTTTACCATGCACCAAAACTAAAAAATAAGCCCTGTTAGGCCTATTTTACTATAATACAGACTAACAGAATATCTGAGCATCGTGAGTTGGTCTAGGGGCTCAGTGACAGTTATGAACCATCTGCTAGGTGAAGCTCCAGGTTCAATTTCTAGTTCCAGCCTCTCACTCCCCAGATCAGCAGAGGGTAGGAATGATGCAAAAACAACATTCTCTACTCATAGGGGTTGGGGAGGAAAGAATGCAGTGGCTAGAAGGATGGTGGCCATAATAAGGGGATTGAATGGTGGAGATGAAAATGGAGAAAGAGTCGCATGAAAATGCTGCAAGGATGTTTTCATCTATAAAGTGATTTCGAAGAAGCGTTAGTACCGGACTCGTACTGCAAAGATGTTCCTTTTAATGTACACACACAGTGATATATAGataatacttttatttttaacatgtcaT contains:
- the REXO4 gene encoding RNA exonuclease 4, giving the protein MAKIKTKESKASTSIPTAKPENLKKQHRNNKKKVLWKNKVKQIGKKKQKDTKVVGVLPPKAPQEFSSNWKTLQELLKQKATSLDKSLPVSQTYSKKHTIKKGNIKGIPAINGGGNMGKFKSVNKMDSDPAKVCVPLAIPKSERTSSDKNSSDGKGNKKEHKKRKNGNVEKEQGDIKHKRRKAEEHTEQPLAEADIWFDGVDPEDIEAAIGPEAAKVARRNMGIEEGKSPLSMEQVLVKEKAFAGLTKAVAMDCEMVGVGPQGEDSILARVSMVNQFGKCIYDKYVKPTEKVTDYRTAVSGIRPKDIKKGAEFKSVQKEVADILRGRILVGHAVHNDLKILFLDHPKKKIRDTQRYKPFRKEVKSGRPSLKLLCEKLLNVKVQTSEHCSIQDAQAAMRLYTLVKKQWEAAIKAKPKP